A window of the Thermoanaerobaculales bacterium genome harbors these coding sequences:
- a CDS encoding acylphosphatase — protein sequence MRERRRYRVFGDVQGVGYRAFAWREALRIGVAGWVRNRVDGSVEVLAEGSALQHDQLTVALAAGPRMSSVERVEQRGETADGEPLVGFTVLGDA from the coding sequence ATGCGCGAGCGCCGCCGCTACCGGGTGTTCGGCGACGTCCAGGGCGTTGGCTACCGGGCCTTCGCCTGGCGGGAGGCGCTTCGGATCGGTGTCGCCGGCTGGGTGCGCAACCGCGTCGACGGGTCGGTCGAGGTGCTCGCCGAGGGGTCGGCCCTGCAGCACGACCAGCTCACGGTCGCCCTCGCGGCGGGGCCGCGGATGTCGAGCGTGGAGCGCGTCGAGCAGCGCGGCGAGACGGCGGACGGCGAGCCGCTGGTCGGCTTCACCGTGCTTGGTGACGCATGA